A window from Malania oleifera isolate guangnan ecotype guangnan chromosome 7, ASM2987363v1, whole genome shotgun sequence encodes these proteins:
- the LOC131159820 gene encoding uncharacterized protein LOC131159820 codes for MALSFNSLLRRLACRWPVLLYAAGWTALLTLTVAVASFSPELAFISAISPSSSFTAACETEASFRIPLDVPTEILCFPSHLFRRSVMDLLVPPVFAAVVIAGSVFVVRALAL; via the coding sequence ATGGCTCTCTCCTTCAATTCGCTACTCCGACGACTCGCATGCCGGTGGCCTGTGCTGCTCTACGCAGCAGGGTGGACGGCGCTCCTGACGCTGACTGTGGCGGTGGCCTCTTTCTCCCCCGAGCTTGCGTTCATCTCGGCGATATCTCCGTCGTCTTCGTTCACCGCAGCGTGCGAGACGGAGGCGTCCTTTAGAATTCCGTTGGACGTTCCGACGGAGATTCTTTGCTTTCCGTCTCATCTTTTCAGAAGGTCTGTGATGGATCTGCTGGTTCCTCCGGTGTTCGCCGCGGTTGTCATCGCCGGTTCGGTCTTCGTGGTGCGAGCCTTGGCCTTGTAG